A single region of the Triticum dicoccoides isolate Atlit2015 ecotype Zavitan chromosome 2B, WEW_v2.0, whole genome shotgun sequence genome encodes:
- the LOC119363197 gene encoding putative polyol transporter 2 gives MASDGLPEAVAPKMKKSNMKYASTCAVVASMASIVLGYDTGVMSGASLYIQKDLEITDVQVEILMGILSIYSIIGTLAAGRTSDWIGRRFTAIFAAFFFFAGALLMGFASGYTMLMLGRFVAGIGVGYAIVIAPVYTAEIAPASARGFLVSFTEVFINIGILLGYVSNYAFAGLPLHLGWRFMLGIGAVPSVVLALLVSGMPESPRWLVMKGRLADARVVLEKITDTSEEAEERLADIKTAAGIPDDLDGDVVVVPRKRGGEEKQVWRELILSPTPSMRRILVAALGVFLFQQLTGSDSVVLYSPRVFESAGLTGDHQLLAATCAMGVVKTLVILVAMFLLDRVGRRPLLLCSTGGMIVSLVGLATGLTVVDQNPDARIPWAVGLCVASVLAYVSFFSIGLGPVLGVYTTEIFPLRVRALGFAVGEAGNRLVSGAMSMTFLSLSSAITLGGTFFLYAGIAVLAWVFFFTYLPETRGRTLEEMGSLFGMTNTGAEAEDAAPATQDASCTARLLGASP, from the exons ATGGCTTCTGATGGGCTCCCAGAGGCAGTAGCACCCAAGATGAAGAAGAGCAACATGAAGTATGCATCCACCTGCGCCGTCGTCGCCTCCATGGCCTCCATCGTCCTCGGCTACG ACACCGGTGTGATGAGCGGGGCGTCGCTGTATATCCAGAAAGACCTCGAGATCACGGACGTGCAGGTGGAGATCCTGATGGGCATCCTGAGCATCTACTCGATCATCGGCACATTAGCCGCCGGCAGGACGTCCGACTGGATCGGCCGGCGCTTCACGGCTATCTTTGCCGCCTTCTTCTTCTTTGCTGGTGCCTTGCTCATGGGCTTCGCAAGCGGCTACACCATGCTCATGCTCGGTCGCTTCGTGGCCGGCATCGGCGTGGGCTACGCCATCGTGATCGCGCCCGTGTACACAGCTGAGATCGCCCCGGCGTCGGCGCGCGGCTTCCTCGTGTCCTTCACGGAGGTCTTCATCAACATCGGTATCCTCCTCGGCTACGTCTCTAACTACGCCTTCGCTGGCCTGCCGCTCCACCTCGGCTGGCGCTTCATGCTCGGCATCGGCGCGGTACCGTCCGTCGTGCTCGCCCTCTTGGTGTCCGGCATGCCGGAGTCTCCCCGGTGGCTCGTCATGAAAGGCCGCCTCGCGGACGCGAGGGTCGTGCTGGAGAAGATCACCGACACTTCGGAGGAGGCCGAGGAGCGCCTCGCTGACATCAAGACCGCCGCCGGCATCCCGGACGACCTCGACGGCGACGTGGTCGTCGTGCCCAGGAAGAGAGGCGGCGAGGAGAAGCAGGTGTGGAGAGAGCTCATCCTGTCGCCGACTCCTTCCATGCGGCGAATACTGGTCGCGGCGCTCGGCGTCTTCTTGTTCCAGCAGTTGACGGGCTCCGACTCCGTCGTGCTCTACAGCCCGCGCGTGTTCGAGAGCGCCGGTCTCACCGGCGACCACCAACTCCTGGCCGCCACCTGCGCCATGGGCGTCGTCAAGACGCTCGTCATCTTGGTCGCCATGTTCCTCCTAGACCGCGTCGGCCGGAGGCCTCTGCTGCTATGCAGCACTGGCGGCATGATCGTCTCGCTCGTCGGCCTCGCGACGGGCCTCACCGTGGTGGACCAGAACCCGGACGCGAGGATCCCGTGGGCAGTCGGCCTGTGCGTGGCGTCCGTCCTGGCCTACGTGTCATTCTTCTCCATCGGCCTCGGGCCCGTGCTGGGCGTGTACACCACGGAGATCTTCCCGCTCCGGGTGCGCGCACTGGGCTTCGCGGTCGGGGAGGCCGGCAACCGCTTGGTAAGCGGCGCCATGTCCATGACCTTCCTCTCGCTGTCCAGCGCCATCACGCTGGGCGGCACCTTCTTCCTCTACGCCGGCATCGCCGTGCTCGCGTGGGTGTTCTTCTTCACCTACCTCCCGGAGACGCGCGGCCGGACGCTGGAGGAGATGGGCAGTCTGTTCGGCATGACCAACACGGGCGCGGAGGCAGAAGATGCTGCCCCCGCGACACAGGACGCGAGCTGCACGGCGAGACTCTTGGGCGCCTCGCCTTGA
- the LOC119363198 gene encoding putative polyol transporter 1, with protein MKMSPERGGAEGKEEGSRMASAALPEAEAVQPRNKGNFKYAFTCALCASMATIVLGYDVGVMSGASLYIKRDLQITDVQLEIMMGILSVYALIGSFLGARTSDWVGRRVTVVFAAAIFTTGSLLMGFAVNYAMLMVGRFVTGIGVGYAIMVAPVYTAEVSPASARGFLTSFTEVFINVGILLGYVSNYAFARLPLHLSWRVMLGIGAVPSALLALMVFGMPESPRWLVMKGRLADARAVLAKTSDTPEEAVERLDQIKAAAGIPRDLDGDVVVMPKTKGGQEKQVWKELIFSPSPAMRRILLAALGIHFFQQATGSDSVVLYSPRVFQSAGITGDNHLLGATCAMGVMKTLFILVATFQLDRVGRRPLLLTSTAGMLACLIGLGTGLTVVGRHPDAKIPWAIGLCIVSILAYVSFFSIGLGPLTSVYTSEVFPLRVRALGFALGASCNRVTSAAVSMSFLSLSKAITIGGSFFLYAGIAALGWVFFFTFIPETRGLPLEEIGKLFGMTDTPVEAEDTATKDKAKVVEMN; from the exons ATGAAAATGTCTCCGGAAAGAGGAGGAGCGGAGGGCAAGGAAGAAGGATCGAGGATGGCTTCTGCTGCGCTCCCGGAGGCGGAGGCAGTCCAGCCAAGGAACAAGGGCAATTTCAAGTACGCCTTCACCTGCGCCCTCTGCGCTTCCATGGCCACCATCGTCCTCGGATACG ACGTTGGGGTGATGAGCGGGGCGTCGCTGTACATCAAGAGGGACCTGCAGATCACGGACGTGCAGCTGGAGATCATGATGGGCATCCTCAGCGTGTACGCGCTCATCGGGTCCTTCCTCGGCGCGAGGACGTCCGACTGGGTCGGCCGCCGCGTCACCGTCGTGTTCGCGGCCGCCATCTTCACCACCGGCTCCTTGCTCATGGGCTTCGCGGTCAACTACGCCATGCTCATGGTCGGCCGCTTCGTCACCGGCATCGGCGTGGGCTACGCCATCATGGTCGCGCCCGTGTACACGGCCGAGGTGTCCCCGGCGTCGGCCCGCGGCTTCCTCACGTCTTTCACCGAGGTGTTCATCAATGTGGGCATCCTCCTTGGCTACGTCTCCAACTACGCCTTCGCGCGCCTCCCGCTCCACCTCAGCTGGCGCGTCATGCTCGGCATCGGCGCCGTCCCGTCCGCCCTGCTCGCGCtcatggtgttcggcatgccggagtcGCCCCGCTGGCTCGTCATGAAAGGACGCCTCGCGGATGCCAGGGCCGTGCTGGCCAAGACCTCCGACACGCCAGAGGAGGCCGTGGAGCGCCTTGACCAGATCAAGGCTGCCGCTGGCATCCCGAGGGACCTTGACGGCGACGTGGTCGTCATGCCTAAGACAAAAGGCGGCCAGGAGAAGCAGGTGTGGAAGGAGCTCATCTTTTCACCGAGCCCAGCCATGCGGCGCATACTGCTCGCGGCGCTCGGCATCCATTTCTTCCAGCAGGCGACGGGCTCCGACTCGGTCGTGCTCTACAGCCCACGCGTGTTCCAGAGCGCGGGCATCACCGGCGACAACCACCTGCTCGGCGCCACATGCGCCATGGGGGTCATGAAGACGCTCTTCATCCTGGTGGCCACGTTCCAGCTCGACCGCGTCGGCCGGCGGCCGCTGCTGCTGACCAGCACGGCCGGCATGCTCGCCTGTCTCATCGGCCTCGGGACAGGCCTCACCGTCGTGGGTCGGCACCCGGACGCCAAGATCCCCTGGGCCATCGGCCTGTGCATCGTGTCCATCTTGGCATACGTGTCCTTCTTCTCCATCGGCCTCGGCCCCCTCACGAGCGTGTACACCTCGGAGGTCTTCccgctgcgggtgcgcgcgctgggCTTCGCGCTGGGCGCGTCATGCAACCGCGTGACCAGCGCCGCGGTTTCCATGTCCTTCCTGTCCCTGTCCAAGGCCATCACCATCGGCGGCAGCTTCTTCCTGTACGCCGGCATCGCGGCGCTTGGATGGGTTTTCTTCTTTACCTTCATTCCGGAGACGCGTGGCCTGCCGCTGGAGGAGATAGGGAAGCTTTTCGGCATGACGGACACGCCCGTCGAAGCCGAAGACACCGCCACGAAAGACAAGGCGAAAGTAGTGGAGATGAACTAG